A window of the Streptomyces luomodiensis genome harbors these coding sequences:
- a CDS encoding helix-turn-helix domain-containing protein: MAAGERPLNEVQFLTVAEVASVMRVSKMTVYRLVHSGHLPAIRVGRSFRVPEQAVHEYLRESYVGVESA; the protein is encoded by the coding sequence ATGGCTGCTGGCGAAAGGCCTCTGAACGAGGTTCAGTTTCTGACCGTGGCGGAAGTCGCCTCGGTGATGCGAGTGTCCAAGATGACCGTGTACCGCTTGGTGCACAGCGGTCATCTGCCGGCGATCCGGGTGGGCAGGTCCTTCCGGGTCCCGGAGCAAGCGGTTCATGAATACCTCCGCGAGTCCTATGTGGGGGTGGAGTCCGCTTAG
- a CDS encoding 30S ribosomal protein bS22, with translation MGSVIKKRRKRMAKKKHRKLLKRTRVQRRNKK, from the coding sequence GTGGGCTCTGTTATCAAGAAGCGGCGTAAGCGGATGGCTAAGAAGAAGCACCGCAAGCTGCTCAAGCGCACGCGCGTTCAGCGTCGCAACAAGAAGTAA
- a CDS encoding lysophospholipid acyltransferase family protein — protein MADAKVIPFGEEPRSRRKGPRPGRGGRAQGSLKPVPQQRDEASEQRPQTAAAAVPPLPPDPPKPAPGGGDWERKLAHGLSFLRRRITGDYEVDDFGYDHDLTDQVLMSLLRPVYEKYFRVEVKGIENIPDSGGALVVANHSGVLPLDGLMLQVAVHDNHPAERHLRLLAADLVFMLPVVNELARKAGHTLACAEDAQLLLERGEVVGVMPEGFKGIGKPFAERYKLQRFGRGGFVSTALRAGAPIVPCSIVGAEEIYPMVGNAKTLARLLGLPYFPITPTFPLLGPLGALPLPTKWTIQFGEPIPTDGHPPEAADDPMLMFNLTDQVRETIQHTLYKLLVQRRSVFF, from the coding sequence ATGGCGGATGCCAAGGTCATTCCGTTCGGTGAGGAACCCCGGTCCCGACGGAAGGGCCCGCGCCCGGGACGCGGCGGCCGCGCCCAGGGCTCGCTCAAGCCCGTACCGCAGCAGCGCGACGAGGCGTCCGAACAGCGTCCCCAGACGGCGGCCGCGGCCGTGCCGCCGCTGCCGCCGGACCCGCCCAAGCCGGCCCCGGGCGGCGGGGACTGGGAGCGCAAGCTGGCCCACGGGCTGAGCTTTCTGCGCCGCCGGATCACCGGGGACTACGAGGTCGACGACTTCGGCTACGACCACGACCTGACCGACCAGGTCCTGATGTCCCTGCTCCGCCCGGTGTACGAGAAGTACTTCCGGGTCGAGGTGAAGGGGATCGAGAACATCCCCGACAGCGGCGGTGCGCTCGTCGTCGCCAACCACTCCGGGGTGCTGCCGCTGGACGGGCTGATGCTCCAGGTGGCGGTGCACGACAACCACCCCGCCGAGCGCCATCTGCGGCTGCTCGCCGCCGATCTGGTCTTCATGCTCCCGGTCGTCAACGAGCTCGCCCGTAAGGCGGGCCACACCCTCGCCTGCGCCGAGGACGCCCAGCTGCTGCTGGAGCGCGGCGAGGTGGTCGGGGTGATGCCGGAGGGCTTCAAGGGGATCGGCAAACCGTTCGCGGAGCGGTACAAGCTACAGCGCTTCGGGCGGGGCGGCTTCGTCTCGACGGCGCTGCGCGCGGGGGCGCCGATCGTGCCGTGCTCGATCGTGGGCGCGGAGGAGATCTACCCGATGGTGGGAAACGCGAAGACCCTGGCCCGGCTGCTCGGCCTGCCGTACTTCCCGATCACGCCGACCTTCCCGCTGCTCGGGCCGCTGGGCGCGCTGCCGCTGCCGACGAAGTGGACCATCCAGTTCGGCGAGCCCATCCCCACCGACGGCCATCCGCCGGAGGCGGCGGACGACCCGATGCTGATGTTCAATCTGACCGACCAGGTACGCGAAACGATCCAGCACACGCTCTACAAGCTCTTGGTGCAGCGGCGGTCGGTGTTCTTCTGA
- a CDS encoding DUF5667 domain-containing protein, whose amino-acid sequence MIANVSAHRRANAFAKALEALEALESNHQAPRDETPHQQPGSSSAESAERRRLLALANGLGELPAPTLDPEVRTAQRAQLLAAMEAAFAEGAPRVPEQRRRTSGAHRAKPPVARLRPRSRWSKGLAAGGLTFGVAAGAFGGVAAASSNALPGDTLYGFKRGMEDLKLEMADGDADRGRIYLDQASTRLSEARRLMERARSRDLDHDSLGEVRRTLAGMRHDASEGHRLLHQVYERDGSLGPIQQLSSFSQAHRDGWSRLREQLPVQLMDVGDEVSSVFDAIDQEVGPLRALLPTKKDQQGQSGRQTGHPPERPGAGELGNRSASASATPSSSRTGETATGPHPSSSTGTQEQPGGLVGGTGDLVDPPLGGASPSPSTGKGDPTGKPSQPDITIPPLLPDLLPGLTLDGDDTR is encoded by the coding sequence GTGATCGCGAACGTATCGGCACACCGGCGGGCGAACGCCTTCGCCAAGGCCCTGGAGGCCCTGGAGGCCCTGGAGAGCAACCACCAGGCCCCCCGGGACGAGACGCCGCACCAACAGCCAGGCTCCTCATCGGCGGAGAGCGCCGAGCGGAGACGGCTGCTGGCCCTGGCGAACGGGCTGGGCGAGCTGCCGGCACCGACATTGGACCCGGAGGTCCGCACGGCGCAGCGGGCGCAGCTGCTCGCCGCCATGGAAGCGGCCTTCGCCGAGGGCGCGCCACGCGTACCCGAGCAGCGCCGCCGCACCAGCGGCGCCCATCGCGCCAAACCCCCGGTGGCGAGACTGCGCCCCCGTTCCCGCTGGTCCAAGGGGCTTGCGGCCGGGGGGCTCACGTTCGGCGTCGCGGCGGGCGCCTTCGGCGGCGTCGCCGCGGCCAGCTCAAACGCGCTGCCGGGCGACACCCTCTACGGGTTCAAGCGCGGTATGGAGGATCTCAAGCTCGAGATGGCGGACGGCGACGCCGACCGGGGCCGGATCTATCTGGACCAGGCCTCGACACGGCTGAGCGAGGCGCGCCGTCTGATGGAGCGGGCCCGCAGCCGCGATCTGGACCATGACTCACTGGGAGAGGTCCGCCGGACCCTGGCCGGTATGCGCCATGACGCCTCCGAGGGCCACCGGCTGCTGCACCAGGTCTACGAGCGGGACGGCTCACTCGGCCCGATCCAGCAGCTGTCCTCCTTCTCCCAGGCCCACCGCGACGGTTGGAGCCGACTGCGTGAGCAGCTGCCGGTCCAGCTCATGGACGTCGGCGACGAGGTCAGCTCGGTCTTCGACGCCATAGACCAAGAGGTCGGTCCGCTGCGGGCGCTGCTCCCCACGAAGAAGGACCAGCAGGGCCAGTCCGGCCGGCAGACCGGCCACCCGCCCGAGCGCCCCGGCGCGGGGGAGCTGGGCAACCGCTCGGCATCCGCCTCGGCCACCCCGAGCAGCAGCCGCACCGGCGAGACCGCCACCGGCCCGCACCCGTCGTCCTCGACGGGCACTCAGGAGCAGCCCGGCGGTCTGGTGGGCGGCACCGGCGATCTGGTGGATCCGCCGTTGGGCGGCGCGAGCCCCAGCCCGTCCACGGGCAAGGGCGACCCGACCGGCAAACCGTCCCAGCCGGACATCACCATCCCCCCGCTGCTGCCGGACCTTCTGCCGGGCCTGACCCTCGACGGCGACGACACGAGGTGA
- a CDS encoding ECF subfamily RNA polymerase sigma factor, BldN family gives MYPHVGVDASGLATLRATVLDCLRGFVPTAYAVPALATPLPVSPAVGTATQTGQAGPCYALADGGAAVGRRSRGSTPTTRRPGADSDSRRMMDLVERAQSGEAEAFGRLYDQYADTVYRYIYYRVGGRATAEDLTSETFLRALRRIGTFTWQGRDFGAWLVTIARNLVADHFKSSRFRLEVTTGEMLDANEVERSPEDSVLESLSNAALLQAVRKLNPQQQECVTLRFLQGLSVAETARVMGKNEGAIKTLQYRAVRTLARLLPDDAR, from the coding sequence GTGTACCCACACGTCGGGGTTGACGCCTCGGGCCTGGCTACGCTGCGCGCAACGGTCCTCGACTGTCTGCGCGGCTTCGTCCCCACCGCGTATGCCGTCCCCGCCCTCGCCACCCCCCTGCCCGTCAGCCCAGCCGTCGGCACGGCCACTCAGACCGGCCAGGCCGGCCCGTGCTACGCCCTGGCGGACGGTGGCGCCGCGGTCGGCAGACGCTCCCGCGGCTCCACCCCCACCACCCGGCGCCCCGGCGCCGACAGCGACAGCCGCCGCATGATGGATCTCGTCGAGCGCGCCCAGTCCGGGGAGGCCGAGGCGTTCGGCAGGCTCTACGACCAGTACGCCGACACCGTCTACCGCTACATCTACTACCGCGTGGGCGGCCGGGCCACGGCCGAGGACCTCACCAGCGAGACGTTCCTGCGCGCCCTGCGCCGCATCGGCACCTTCACCTGGCAGGGCCGCGACTTCGGCGCCTGGCTGGTGACCATCGCCCGCAACCTCGTCGCCGACCACTTCAAGTCCAGCCGCTTCCGGCTGGAGGTCACCACCGGCGAGATGCTGGACGCCAACGAGGTCGAGCGCAGCCCCGAGGACTCCGTCCTCGAATCGCTCTCCAACGCCGCACTGCTACAGGCGGTACGAAAACTCAACCCGCAGCAGCAGGAGTGCGTGACGCTCCGCTTCCTCCAGGGCCTCTCGGTAGCCGAGACCGCCCGGGTCATGGGGAAGAACGAGGGCGCCATCAAAACCCTTCAGTACCGGGCCGTCCGCACCCTGGCCCGGCTCCTTCCGGACGACGCCCGCTGA
- a CDS encoding HAD family hydrolase: protein MAALGWFTRRRRPATERSVLAGEASAEAARKSSAEAPAPQAPAEPEFPVVGDERAAAFFDLDNTVMQGAALFHFGRGLYKRHFFRKRELARFAWQQAWFRMAGVEDPAHMEDVRSSALSIVKGHRVAELMSIGEEIYDEYMADRIWPGTRALAQAHLDAGQRVWLVTAAPVETATIIARRLGLTGALGTVAESVGGVYTGRLVGEPLHGPAKAEAVRALAAAEGLDLSRCAAYSDSSNDIPMLSIVGHPYAVNPDTRLRKHAREHGWRLRDYRTGRKAAKIGIPAAAGVGAVAGGTAAAVALHRRRR from the coding sequence ATGGCCGCACTGGGATGGTTCACCCGACGTCGACGACCCGCCACCGAGCGGAGCGTCCTCGCCGGAGAGGCATCGGCCGAGGCCGCGCGCAAGTCGTCGGCCGAGGCCCCCGCACCGCAGGCCCCCGCCGAACCGGAGTTCCCCGTCGTCGGGGACGAGCGGGCCGCCGCCTTCTTCGACCTGGACAACACGGTCATGCAGGGCGCCGCGCTCTTCCACTTCGGCCGCGGCCTCTACAAGCGGCACTTCTTCCGCAAGCGCGAACTCGCCCGCTTCGCCTGGCAGCAGGCCTGGTTCCGGATGGCCGGTGTCGAGGACCCGGCGCACATGGAGGACGTGCGCAGCAGCGCCCTGTCCATCGTCAAGGGCCACCGGGTCGCCGAGCTGATGTCCATCGGCGAGGAGATCTACGACGAGTACATGGCCGACCGCATCTGGCCCGGCACCCGCGCTCTCGCCCAGGCCCATCTGGACGCCGGTCAGCGGGTCTGGCTGGTGACCGCCGCCCCGGTCGAGACGGCGACGATCATCGCCCGGCGGCTCGGCCTGACCGGGGCCCTGGGGACGGTGGCCGAGTCCGTGGGCGGCGTCTACACCGGCCGGCTGGTCGGCGAGCCGCTGCACGGCCCGGCCAAGGCCGAGGCCGTACGGGCGCTGGCGGCGGCCGAGGGCCTGGACCTCTCCCGCTGCGCGGCCTACAGCGACTCCTCGAACGACATCCCGATGCTCTCGATCGTGGGCCATCCGTACGCGGTGAACCCGGACACCCGGCTGCGCAAGCACGCCCGGGAACACGGCTGGCGGCTGCGCGACTACCGCACCGGCCGCAAGGCGGCCAAGATCGGCATCCCGGCGGCGGCCGGGGTGGGCGCGGTGGCGGGCGGCACGGCGGCCGCCGTGGCCCTGCACCGCCGCCGCCGCTGA
- a CDS encoding glutaredoxin family protein, which produces MSPLLRRTPRKKPTERTVTLIGKPDCHLCENAEAVIEQVCGELGTPWEKKDITQDAELYRAYWEQIPVVLIDGEQHDFWRVDPKRLRTALGG; this is translated from the coding sequence ATGAGTCCGTTGCTGCGCCGCACCCCGCGCAAGAAGCCCACCGAACGCACGGTCACGCTGATCGGCAAGCCCGACTGCCACCTCTGCGAGAACGCCGAGGCCGTGATCGAGCAGGTCTGCGGCGAGCTGGGCACCCCCTGGGAGAAGAAGGACATCACCCAGGACGCGGAGCTGTACCGCGCGTACTGGGAGCAGATCCCGGTGGTGCTCATCGACGGCGAGCAGCACGACTTCTGGCGGGTGGACCCCAAGCGGCTGCGCACCGCGCTCGGCGGCTGA
- a CDS encoding redox-sensing transcriptional repressor Rex produces MATGRTHRPATRSRGIPEATVARLPLYLRALTALSERSVPTVSSEELATAAGVNSAKLRKDFSYLGSYGTRGVGYDVEYLVYQISRELGLTQDWPVVIVGIGNLGAALANYGGFASRGFRVAALIDADPTMAGKPVAGIPVQHTDELEKIITDNGVSIGVIATPAGAAQQVCDRLVAAGITSILNFAPTVLSVPDGVDVRKVDLSIELQILAFHEQRKAGEDVAVPEEGAAAAVPPPPVAPHRAPPGATAADSGRQGPDGDVPAVMPA; encoded by the coding sequence GTGGCAACTGGCCGAACTCACCGACCGGCGACCCGAAGCCGAGGGATCCCCGAGGCCACCGTCGCCCGGCTACCGCTGTATCTGCGTGCCTTGACCGCGCTCTCGGAGCGCTCGGTGCCGACGGTGTCGTCCGAGGAACTGGCGACCGCGGCCGGCGTCAATTCGGCCAAGCTGCGCAAGGACTTCTCCTACCTCGGTTCGTACGGCACCCGTGGTGTCGGCTACGACGTGGAGTACCTCGTCTACCAGATCTCGCGGGAGCTCGGGCTCACCCAGGACTGGCCCGTCGTGATCGTCGGTATCGGTAATCTCGGCGCCGCGCTCGCCAACTACGGCGGCTTCGCCTCCCGTGGTTTCCGGGTCGCCGCGCTGATCGACGCCGACCCCACCATGGCCGGGAAGCCGGTCGCGGGCATCCCGGTGCAGCACACCGACGAGCTCGAGAAGATCATCACGGACAACGGCGTATCGATCGGCGTGATCGCCACCCCGGCGGGCGCGGCCCAGCAGGTCTGTGACCGGCTCGTCGCCGCCGGTATCACCTCGATCCTCAACTTCGCGCCCACCGTGCTGTCCGTTCCGGACGGGGTGGACGTGCGCAAGGTCGACCTCTCGATCGAGCTGCAGATCCTCGCCTTCCACGAGCAGCGCAAGGCGGGCGAGGACGTCGCCGTCCCGGAGGAGGGGGCCGCGGCGGCCGTTCCACCGCCTCCCGTGGCGCCCCATCGCGCGCCCCCCGGCGCCACCGCTGCCGACAGCGGCCGGCAAGGACCTGACGGGGATGTGCCCGCCGTGATGCCGGCATGA
- a CDS encoding glutamyl-tRNA reductase codes for MSLLVVGLSHRSAPVSVLERAALVGDEQVKLVQDTLAAEPVTEAAVLATCNRIELYADVDKFHAGVAELSTLLAQHTGVGLDELTPYLYVHYEDRAVHHLFSVACGLDSMVVGEGQILGQIKDALALGQELHTAGRLLNDLFQQALRVGKRAHSETGIDRAGQSLVTFGLEQLAQGAPVAEWARGKRALVIGAGSMSSLAAATLARAGVAELVIANRTLERALRLAESLAQQHAATPAEATSAGAETLRAGLVARAVPRDRVAAELPHADIVVSCTGATGLVLTAEQLRTALAQRATCPPGAHSGPGTEVSLLDLAMPRDIDAAAHRIEGLRLVDIESLAEAAADPSGAAGTSAGAMAADVDKVRAIVSAEVAAFGAAQRAAHITPTVVALRTMAADVVASEIARLDGRLPDLDDKQRSEITQTVRRVVDKLLHAPTVRVKELASTPGGAGYADALRELFDLDPQAVAAVSRADGSARTAEPHDPKGGRA; via the coding sequence ATGAGTCTCCTCGTCGTCGGACTGAGCCACCGCAGCGCGCCCGTGAGCGTGCTGGAGCGCGCCGCCCTGGTGGGGGACGAGCAGGTGAAGCTGGTGCAGGACACCCTCGCCGCCGAGCCCGTCACCGAGGCCGCGGTGCTGGCCACCTGCAACCGCATCGAGCTCTACGCCGATGTGGACAAGTTCCACGCCGGGGTCGCCGAGCTGTCCACGCTGCTCGCCCAGCACACCGGCGTCGGACTGGACGAGCTCACCCCGTATCTCTACGTCCACTACGAGGACCGGGCCGTCCACCACCTCTTCTCGGTGGCCTGCGGGCTGGACTCGATGGTCGTCGGCGAGGGCCAGATCCTCGGCCAGATCAAGGACGCGCTGGCGCTGGGGCAGGAGCTGCACACCGCCGGGCGGCTGCTGAACGATCTCTTCCAGCAGGCGCTGCGGGTCGGCAAGCGGGCCCACAGCGAGACCGGTATCGACCGGGCGGGCCAGTCGCTGGTCACCTTCGGCCTGGAGCAGCTGGCCCAGGGCGCGCCGGTGGCGGAGTGGGCGCGGGGCAAGCGCGCCCTGGTGATCGGTGCCGGTTCGATGTCCTCGCTGGCCGCGGCGACGCTCGCGCGCGCCGGTGTGGCAGAACTGGTGATCGCCAACAGGACGTTGGAGCGGGCGCTGCGCCTGGCGGAGTCCCTGGCCCAGCAGCACGCGGCCACCCCGGCCGAGGCCACTTCCGCCGGTGCGGAAACGTTGCGCGCGGGTCTGGTGGCCCGCGCCGTACCGCGCGACCGGGTGGCCGCCGAGCTGCCGCACGCCGACATCGTGGTGTCCTGTACGGGCGCGACCGGCCTGGTCCTGACCGCCGAGCAGCTGCGCACCGCCCTCGCCCAGCGCGCCACCTGTCCGCCCGGGGCCCACTCCGGCCCGGGGACGGAGGTCTCGCTGCTGGACCTGGCGATGCCGCGGGACATCGACGCGGCGGCGCACCGGATCGAGGGGCTGCGCCTGGTGGACATCGAGTCCCTCGCCGAGGCCGCCGCCGATCCGTCCGGCGCGGCGGGCACCTCGGCCGGGGCGATGGCCGCCGACGTGGACAAGGTGCGGGCCATCGTCTCCGCCGAGGTGGCCGCCTTCGGGGCGGCCCAGCGCGCCGCGCACATCACGCCGACGGTGGTCGCGCTGCGTACCATGGCTGCGGACGTCGTCGCCAGCGAGATCGCCCGGCTCGACGGGCGCCTTCCCGATCTGGACGACAAGCAGCGGTCCGAGATCACGCAGACCGTGCGCAGGGTCGTCGACAAGCTGCTGCACGCGCCCACCGTGCGGGTCAAGGAGCTCGCGAGCACACCGGGAGGCGCCGGTTACGCGGACGCCCTCCGTGAGCTCTTCGACCTGGACCCGCAGGCGGTCGCCGCCGTCAGCCGCGCCGACGGCTCGGCCCGCACCGCCGAACCGCACGACCCGAAGGGAGGCCGGGCATGA
- the hemC gene encoding hydroxymethylbilane synthase, with protein sequence MTATPAPADPTPLRLGTRRSALAMAQSGLVADQVREVTGRPVELVEITTYGDTSREHLAQIGGTGVFVSALREALLSGEIDLAVHSLKDLPTEEPEGLTLAAIPRRADPRDALIARDGLTFAGLPPRARIGTGSPRRAAQLSAWARSFGLDIETVPIRGNVDTRIGYVRSGRLDAVVLAAAGLIRLGRIGEATELLDVDHVLPAPGQGALAVECAASSGALIARLAEIDDPHTRAAVTAERSLLAALEAGCSAPVGALADLLADGQVVTEMRLRGVVGTTDGTTLVQLSTTGPVPASPSEAADLGRELAAEMLAKGAAGLMGERAL encoded by the coding sequence ATGACCGCCACCCCCGCACCCGCCGACCCCACGCCGCTGCGGCTGGGCACCCGCCGCAGCGCGCTGGCCATGGCCCAGTCCGGCCTGGTGGCGGACCAGGTGCGCGAGGTCACCGGGCGCCCCGTGGAACTGGTCGAGATCACCACGTACGGCGACACCTCGCGGGAGCACCTGGCGCAGATCGGCGGCACCGGCGTCTTCGTCTCGGCGCTGCGCGAGGCGCTGCTGAGCGGTGAGATAGACCTGGCCGTGCATTCGCTGAAGGACCTTCCCACCGAGGAGCCGGAGGGGCTGACGCTCGCCGCGATCCCGCGCCGTGCGGACCCGCGCGACGCGCTGATCGCCCGGGACGGGCTCACCTTCGCCGGGCTTCCGCCCCGGGCCCGGATAGGCACCGGGTCCCCGCGCCGCGCGGCCCAGCTCAGCGCATGGGCCCGGTCCTTCGGCCTCGACATCGAGACCGTGCCGATCCGCGGCAACGTCGACACCCGCATCGGCTACGTCCGGTCGGGACGGCTGGACGCCGTGGTGCTCGCCGCCGCCGGTCTGATCCGTCTGGGACGGATCGGCGAGGCGACCGAGCTGCTCGATGTCGACCATGTTTTGCCCGCCCCCGGCCAGGGGGCCCTGGCGGTGGAGTGTGCCGCGTCCAGCGGGGCGCTCATCGCCCGGCTCGCCGAGATCGACGACCCGCACACCCGGGCCGCCGTGACCGCCGAGCGTTCCCTGCTCGCCGCCCTGGAGGCCGGCTGTAGCGCACCCGTGGGTGCTCTGGCCGACCTGTTGGCCGACGGTCAGGTTGTCACCGAAATGCGCCTGCGCGGCGTCGTCGGCACCACCGACGGCACGACGTTGGTGCAGCTGTCCACCACCGGTCCCGTACCGGCATCGCCCAGTGAGGCCGCGGACCTCGGTCGCGAACTCGCTGCCGAGATGCTTGCCAAGGGTGCGGCCGGTCTTATGGGGGAGCGAGCACTTTGA